A window of Lagenorhynchus albirostris chromosome 11, mLagAlb1.1, whole genome shotgun sequence contains these coding sequences:
- the SUOX gene encoding sulfite oxidase, mitochondrial, whose amino-acid sequence MLLLHRTVVPGLRQAYRLKSAPSRLCIRACSTNDSFQPQCSSHAISGDNSSTRGWRVMGTLLGLGAVLAYHDHRCRAAEESPRLYTREEVRSHSSPETGIWVTLGSEVFDVTEFVDLHPGGPSKLMLAAGGPLEPFWALYAVHNQSHVREILAQYKIGELSPDDKAASILKTSDPYADDPIRHPALKVNSQRPFNAEPPPELLTENYITPNPIFFTRNHLPVPNLDPDTYRLHVVGPPGGQSLCLSLDDLYQFPKHEITVTLQCAGNRRSEMTRFKEVRGLEWSAGAISTARWAGARLCDVLAQAGHQLSETEAHVCFEGLDSDPTGTAYGASIPLARAMDPEAEVLLAYEMNGQPLPRDHGFPVRVVVPGVVGARHVKWLGKVSVEPEESYSHWQRRDYKGFSPSVDWDTVDFDSAPSIQELPVQSAITQPKDGETIESGEVTVKGYAWSGGGRAVVRVDVSLDGGLTWQVAELDGEEQRARKAWAWRLWQLQAPVPAGKKELNIVCKAVDDSYNVQPDTVAPIWNLRGVLSNAWHRVHVHVAP is encoded by the exons ATGCTGCTGCTGCACAGAACTGTGGTCCCAGGGCTCCGACAGGCCTACAG ACTCAAGTCAGCCCCTTCAAGGCTCTGCATTCGGGCCTGCTCTACGAATGATTCATTTCAGCCACAGTGCTCCAGCCATGCCATCTCTGGTGATAACTCCAGCACCAGGGGATGGAGAGTAATGGGGACTCTTCTAGGGCTTGGTGCAGTGTTGGCCTATCATGACCACCGGTGCAGG GCTGCTGAGGAATCACCACGCCTATACACGAGGGAGGAAGTGAGATCCCACAGCAGCCCTGAGACTGGGATCTGGGTGACTTTGGGCTCTGAGGTCTTTGATGTCACAGAATTTGTGGACCTACACCCAGGGGGTCCATCAAAGCTGATGCTAGCAGCCGGGGGTCCTCTAGAGCCCTTCTGGGCCCTCTATGCTGTTCACAACCAGTCCCACGTGCGAGAGATACTGGCTCAGTACAAGATTGGGGAGCTGAGCCCCGATGACAAGGCAGCCTCCATCTTGAAGACCTCTGACCCTTATGCTGATGATCCTATACGTCACCCAGCCCTGAAGGTCAACAGCCAGCGCCCCTTTAATGCGGAGCCCCCCCCTGAGCTGCTGACAGAAAACTACATCACACCCAACCCTATCTTCTTCACCCGGAATCATTTGCCTGTACCTAACCTTGACCCAGACACCTATCGCCTACATGTAGTAGGGCCACCTGGGGGTCAGTCACTGTGCCTATCCCTGGATGACTTGTACCAGTTCCCCAAGCACGAGATCACTGTCACTCTGCAGTGTGCTGGCAACCGGCGGTCTGAGATGACTCGGTTCAAAGAAGTAAGAGGTTTGGAGTGGAGTGCAGGGGCCATTAGCACTGCACGCTGGGCTGGGGCACGGCTCTGTGATGTGTTAGCCCAGGCTGGTCACCAGCTCTCTGAAACTGAGGCCCATGTCTGCTTTGAGGGACTGGACTCAGACCCCACAGGGACTGCCTATGGAGCATCCATCCCCCTGGCTCGGGCCATGGACCCTGAAGCTGAGGTCCTGTTGGCATATGAGATGAATGGGCAGCCTCTGCCTCGTGACCATGGCTTCCCTGTGCGGGTGGTGGTTCCTGGTGTGGTGGGTGCCCGCCATGTCAAATGGCTGGGCAAAGTGAGCGTGGAACCAGAGGAAAGTTACAGCCACTGGCAGCGGCGGGACTACAAAGGCTTCTCTCCATCTGTGGACTGGGACACTGTAGATTTTGACTCGGCTCCATCTATTCAGGAACTTCCTGTCCAGTCAGCCATCACACAGCCCAAAGATGGGGAGACAATAGAGTCAGGGGAGGTGACTGTCAAAGGCTATGCATGGAGTGGTGGAGGAAGAGCTGTGGTCAGGGTGGATGTGTCTCTGGATGGGGGCCTAACCTGGCAGGTGGCTGAGCTGGATGGAGAGGAACAGCGTGCCCGAAAGGCCTGGGCCTGGCGGCTATGGCAGCTGCAAGCCCCAGTGCCAGCTGGGAAAAAAGAATTGAACATCGTTTGTAAGGCTGTAGATGACAGCTACAATGTTCAGCCAGACACAGTGGCCCCAATCTGGAACCTGCGAGGCGTGCTCAGCAATGCCTGGCACCGTGTCCATGTCCATGTTGCTCCATGA